One part of the Actinomycetes bacterium genome encodes these proteins:
- a CDS encoding transposase: MTRLGALTLAAEVADWRRFATANAFMGVCGLVPSEYSSGSQVHRGRLTKAGNAHLRAQLVESASSYQHRPGVGREITGRQQGLDPRVVARAWAAQQRLCGRFRTLAARKHTNSIVAAAIARELAGFLWAEMTA; encoded by the coding sequence GTGACCCGGCTGGGCGCGCTCACGTTGGCCGCCGAGGTCGCCGACTGGCGCCGGTTCGCCACCGCGAACGCGTTCATGGGCGTTTGCGGGCTGGTCCCAAGCGAGTACTCCAGCGGCAGCCAGGTCCACCGCGGCCGGCTGACCAAGGCCGGCAACGCCCACCTGCGCGCGCAGCTGGTCGAGTCGGCCTCGTCCTACCAGCACCGGCCTGGGGTTGGCCGGGAGATCACCGGCCGTCAGCAGGGCCTTGACCCCCGGGTGGTCGCGCGCGCGTGGGCGGCGCAGCAGCGCCTGTGTGGCCGCTTCCGCACGCTGGCCGCCCGCAAGCACACCAACAGCATCGTCGCCGCAGCGATCGCGCGGGAGCTCGCCGGGTTCCTATGGGCCGAGATGACCGCCTGA